A genomic segment from Halobellus litoreus encodes:
- a CDS encoding iron-containing alcohol dehydrogenase family protein, producing MTRTQGFTFDFRPGTIVVGAGCLDRLGDELDRRGRERALLVGGRTAGTTPAVVDPIREGLGDRLVAEFPETTPAKTLGTALDGLRLARDRDVDVVVAVGGGSTLDTTKTLAALSSHEDSESVAERAVETGELPVAADGDPLPIVAVPTTLAGADLSDIAGVTLTLDGDVSADASHETGGVGDPRLMPEALFYDGDLYRTTPTSVLAASAMNGFDKGIEMLYSPHATPVTDGTAARGLRLLQSGLRTIRAEPMDADRLADVLGGIVNVQYGLAGVDGYRASIIHAFGHGFSHGHDVHQGTIHGVLAPQVLRYVFDSVDGRRDLLGEALGVDVAGLSDTAVAAGVVDAVAAVRDDLGLPNRLRDVEGVEQEHFPEVAAIVADDDLLDVAPDGLDPTVGEIVGILERAW from the coding sequence ATGACCCGGACCCAGGGATTCACCTTCGACTTCCGCCCCGGAACGATCGTCGTCGGTGCCGGCTGTCTCGACCGCCTCGGCGACGAACTCGACCGACGCGGACGTGAGCGGGCGCTGCTCGTCGGCGGCCGGACCGCGGGCACGACGCCGGCGGTCGTCGACCCGATCCGCGAGGGACTCGGCGACCGGCTCGTCGCGGAGTTCCCGGAGACGACGCCCGCGAAGACGCTCGGCACCGCGCTCGACGGCCTCCGACTGGCCCGCGACCGCGACGTCGACGTCGTCGTCGCCGTCGGCGGCGGCAGCACGTTGGACACGACGAAGACCCTCGCGGCGCTCTCCTCGCACGAGGACAGCGAGTCGGTCGCCGAGCGCGCCGTCGAGACCGGCGAGTTGCCCGTCGCGGCCGACGGCGATCCGCTCCCGATCGTCGCCGTCCCGACGACGCTGGCTGGCGCGGACCTCTCGGATATCGCGGGGGTGACGCTCACCCTCGACGGCGACGTCTCGGCCGACGCGAGCCACGAAACCGGCGGCGTCGGTGATCCCCGGCTGATGCCCGAGGCGCTGTTCTACGACGGCGACCTGTACCGGACGACGCCGACCTCTGTCCTCGCCGCCTCCGCGATGAACGGCTTCGATAAGGGAATCGAGATGCTGTACTCGCCGCACGCGACGCCCGTCACCGACGGGACCGCCGCTCGCGGTCTGCGCCTCCTCCAGTCGGGGCTGCGAACGATTCGGGCGGAGCCGATGGACGCGGACCGACTCGCGGACGTCCTGGGTGGAATCGTGAACGTCCAGTACGGGCTCGCCGGGGTGGACGGCTACCGCGCCTCGATCATCCACGCGTTCGGCCACGGCTTCTCGCACGGGCACGACGTTCACCAGGGAACGATCCACGGCGTCCTCGCACCTCAGGTTCTCCGGTACGTCTTCGATTCGGTCGACGGGAGGCGGGACCTGCTCGGAGAGGCACTGGGCGTCGACGTCGCGGGGCTCTCCGACACCGCCGTCGCGGCGGGCGTCGTCGACGCCGTCGCGGCCGTCCGCGACGACCTCGGACTGCCCAACCGACTCCGCGACGTCGAGGGCGTCGAACAGGAGCACTTCCCCGAGGTCGCCGCGATCGTGGCCGATGACGACCTGCTCGACGTCGCGCCCGACGGCCTCGATCCGACGGTCGGAGAGATCGTCGGGATTCTCGAACGCGCGTGGTGA
- the epsC gene encoding serine O-acetyltransferase EpsC, translating into MEYRYAGDAHERLFASYHDDAEPFPTSVTACFPDRDHRREEVAILQELFFPTCWNAPELVRDELAVLDRLDELGSLFKAGICPYSDGRPDEMVAAVLDSLPRIRERLKLDVEAAYKGDPAAKTYMEIIRSYPGFLAIAVQRVAHVLYDIGAAEYARELTEYAKTQTGIDIHPGAEIGDHFFIDHGTSVVIGETATVGEWVRLYQDVTLGALHFEEEEGDEHALKKGYKRHPDIGDHVVIGAGTKVLGSVTVGDHVSIGANSWITEDVPDHTKVFIKNHPTQERKRYD; encoded by the coding sequence ATGGAATATCGGTACGCCGGCGACGCCCACGAACGACTGTTCGCCTCGTATCACGACGACGCGGAGCCGTTTCCGACGAGTGTGACGGCGTGCTTCCCGGATCGGGATCACCGCCGCGAGGAGGTGGCGATCCTCCAGGAACTGTTCTTCCCGACGTGTTGGAACGCGCCGGAACTCGTCCGCGACGAACTGGCCGTGCTGGATCGGCTCGACGAACTCGGGAGCCTGTTCAAGGCCGGCATCTGCCCGTACTCGGACGGTCGCCCCGACGAGATGGTGGCGGCGGTGCTCGACAGCCTCCCCCGGATTCGAGAGCGCCTCAAACTCGATGTCGAGGCCGCGTACAAGGGCGATCCGGCGGCGAAGACGTACATGGAGATCATCCGATCGTACCCCGGGTTCCTGGCGATCGCGGTCCAACGCGTCGCCCACGTGCTCTACGACATCGGCGCGGCCGAGTACGCCCGGGAGCTCACCGAGTACGCGAAGACCCAAACCGGCATCGACATCCACCCCGGTGCCGAAATCGGCGACCACTTCTTCATCGATCACGGCACGAGCGTCGTCATCGGGGAGACGGCGACCGTCGGGGAGTGGGTGCGGCTGTACCAGGACGTGACGTTGGGCGCGCTCCACTTCGAGGAGGAGGAGGGCGACGAGCACGCGCTGAAGAAGGGATACAAGCGTCACCCGGACATCGGTGACCACGTCGTCATCGGCGCCGGGACGAAGGTCCTCGGGTCGGTGACGGTCGGCGACCACGTGAGCATCGGGGCGAACTCCTGGATCACCGAAGACGTCCCCGATCACACGAAAGTATTCATCAAAAATCACCCGACGCAGGAGCGCAAGCGCTACGATTGA
- the mobA gene encoding molybdenum cofactor guanylyltransferase: MRAALVLAGGRSTRFGDRDKAVADLDGTPMIRRVVDRLAPVVDEVVINCRDDQVDAIDDAFSDAPFDPEFAIDRDPDEGPMAGIARGLEAVSAAYAVVVACDMPFVDPRVVQYLFERAEGADAAIPRPDEWFQTTQAVYRTEAMAPACRRALDRGDDRIVAPLADLDEVVVDADEIEAVGSLETFENVNTPEEFETAKARIQAE, from the coding sequence ATGCGCGCAGCACTCGTCCTGGCCGGCGGCCGCTCGACCCGATTCGGCGACCGGGACAAGGCCGTCGCGGATCTCGACGGCACGCCGATGATCCGCCGCGTCGTCGACCGCCTCGCCCCCGTCGTCGACGAGGTTGTCATCAACTGTCGTGACGACCAGGTCGACGCCATCGACGACGCCTTTTCGGACGCCCCGTTCGATCCCGAGTTCGCGATCGACCGAGACCCCGACGAGGGACCGATGGCCGGCATCGCTCGCGGCCTAGAGGCCGTCTCCGCGGCGTACGCCGTCGTCGTCGCCTGCGATATGCCGTTCGTCGATCCCCGAGTCGTCCAGTACCTCTTCGAGCGCGCGGAGGGCGCCGACGCGGCGATCCCACGTCCCGACGAGTGGTTCCAGACGACGCAGGCGGTCTACCGGACCGAGGCGATGGCGCCGGCCTGTCGACGCGCCCTCGACCGCGGCGACGACCGCATCGTCGCGCCGCTCGCGGACCTCGACGAGGTCGTCGTCGACGCCGACGAGATCGAGGCAGTCGGATCGCTGGAGACCTTCGAGAACGTCAATACGCCCGAGGAGTTCGAGACGGCGAAAGCGCGGATCCAAGCGGAGTGA
- a CDS encoding class I adenylate-forming enzyme family protein, whose amino-acid sequence MHHTSTVEVPPIKDLSRIAAENNPNKVAFGNGVDGETVTWSEFDRRSNRAANAFRQYVGQGDRIALLCENSLEHTVLWNGGLKAGCTVSNLHVRASPNTLEHVIDSYRPRVLVVDEDTSEFFEERLREKIDTDLDVIVNVGEGQTDYEESFEPFLEGHSTTEPDVRVREEDTAVVMWTSGTTGEPKGWCHTNRGLYFRANALVSVYELNRPARQPHVFTPSFAAWYSVVLPALVSGATTYFLSSWDPETYLEMIDEHDLTSALLVPTMWREILNLDSFDEYDLSSLSGIMSAGEVLNATTLRRLRENVCEVVKNSYAATEAYATVMENPELTEDRVESVGKPVPGVEIRIVDEDGTYEDVKPAGEVGELAVRAPDCPVWAWERTEKTEDVFEDGWWYSGDLGYKDEEGFIYLEGRTDLMILSKGIKVYPAPVEERLNAHPDVNESAVVGVEDDEYGEKVVAYIYPDDPDLTADELDEWCLASDELARMERPREYRFVDESLPRTSTGKLDRLSAKDE is encoded by the coding sequence ATGCATCACACGTCGACGGTAGAGGTGCCTCCTATCAAAGATCTATCTCGAATTGCGGCGGAGAACAATCCGAACAAGGTCGCGTTCGGCAACGGCGTCGACGGAGAGACGGTGACCTGGTCGGAGTTCGATCGGCGAAGTAACCGGGCCGCGAACGCGTTCAGACAGTACGTCGGTCAGGGCGATCGTATCGCGCTACTCTGTGAGAACTCGCTGGAACACACCGTCCTCTGGAACGGCGGTCTCAAGGCCGGTTGCACGGTCTCGAACCTCCACGTCCGGGCGTCGCCGAACACGCTCGAACACGTCATCGACTCCTACCGCCCCCGAGTGCTCGTCGTCGACGAGGATACCTCGGAGTTCTTCGAGGAGCGCCTGCGCGAGAAGATCGACACCGACCTCGACGTGATCGTCAACGTCGGCGAGGGACAGACCGACTACGAGGAGTCCTTCGAGCCGTTTCTGGAGGGACACTCGACGACCGAACCCGACGTCCGCGTCAGAGAGGAGGACACGGCCGTCGTGATGTGGACCTCGGGAACCACCGGCGAACCGAAGGGGTGGTGCCACACGAACCGCGGCCTCTACTTCCGTGCGAACGCACTGGTGAGCGTCTACGAACTCAACCGGCCCGCCCGACAGCCGCACGTGTTCACGCCCTCCTTCGCCGCGTGGTACTCCGTGGTCCTTCCGGCCCTCGTCTCGGGCGCGACGACGTACTTCCTCAGTTCGTGGGACCCGGAGACGTATCTGGAAATGATCGACGAACACGACCTGACCAGTGCGCTCCTCGTGCCCACGATGTGGCGGGAGATCCTCAACCTCGACTCGTTCGACGAGTACGATCTGAGTTCGCTCTCGGGCATTATGTCCGCTGGCGAAGTCCTGAATGCGACGACGCTCAGACGGCTCCGCGAAAACGTCTGCGAGGTGGTCAAGAACTCCTACGCGGCGACGGAGGCGTACGCCACCGTGATGGAGAACCCCGAACTCACCGAAGACCGCGTCGAGAGCGTCGGCAAGCCCGTCCCCGGCGTCGAGATCCGCATCGTCGACGAGGACGGCACTTACGAGGACGTCAAGCCCGCCGGGGAGGTCGGCGAACTCGCGGTCAGAGCCCCGGACTGCCCGGTGTGGGCCTGGGAGCGAACCGAGAAGACCGAGGACGTGTTCGAGGACGGCTGGTGGTACTCCGGCGACCTCGGGTACAAAGACGAGGAGGGGTTCATTTACCTCGAGGGTCGGACCGACCTGATGATCCTCTCGAAGGGAATCAAGGTGTACCCCGCTCCCGTCGAGGAACGACTCAACGCGCACCCGGACGTCAACGAGTCGGCGGTCGTCGGCGTCGAGGACGACGAGTACGGCGAGAAGGTCGTGGCGTACATCTACCCCGACGATCCCGACCTGACGGCCGACGAACTGGACGAGTGGTGCCTCGCGAGCGACGAACTCGCTCGGATGGAGCGACCACGCGAGTATCGGTTCGTCGACGAGTCGCTCCCCCGGACCTCGACGGGCAAACTGGATCGGTTGAGCGCGAAAGACGAGTAG
- a CDS encoding BGTF surface domain-containing protein — MCSRRRARVLIVIVVASALATAALSGSVAADPSVSVDRDGDTVTVANGTSQVVSGTADAPVGTEIVVRVRSASETEPVFLKSASGVVTENGTWAVAFDFESQRAGDTFALTARFENGTAETEVDGAVVACGEDCAERPPSGTPTPIPEQTPTATRTAGPSAPVAFGENVFLVESGTVAAIPITFDGAGRKEAADEAVVVLGNESESNYELEAVVSDDDGDGQAVLYVDTALAGRSEETLSTSGGDSVRVESETSLESMLGPAEYDVSLYAGGERAGEADDVGSLVIQAATTRAAATSTPSTHAERESGTNGIGLGPLALSGVVSGAFLVGGAALAAVLLKD, encoded by the coding sequence ATGTGTAGCCGTCGCCGTGCGAGAGTGCTGATAGTGATCGTCGTGGCCTCCGCGCTCGCGACCGCAGCGCTCTCGGGTTCTGTCGCGGCTGATCCGAGCGTGAGCGTCGACCGCGACGGTGACACCGTGACAGTCGCTAACGGGACGTCACAGGTGGTGAGCGGGACGGCGGACGCGCCGGTCGGAACCGAAATCGTGGTCCGGGTCCGATCCGCGAGCGAGACCGAACCGGTGTTTCTCAAGTCCGCGAGTGGCGTCGTGACCGAGAACGGCACGTGGGCGGTCGCGTTCGACTTCGAGTCCCAACGCGCCGGCGACACGTTTGCGCTGACCGCGCGATTCGAGAACGGAACGGCCGAGACGGAAGTCGACGGAGCGGTCGTCGCCTGCGGAGAGGACTGCGCGGAGAGACCGCCGAGTGGCACGCCGACGCCGATCCCCGAGCAGACGCCGACGGCGACGCGGACGGCAGGCCCGTCCGCACCAGTCGCGTTCGGCGAGAACGTCTTCCTCGTCGAATCCGGCACCGTGGCCGCGATTCCGATCACCTTCGACGGAGCGGGCCGAAAAGAGGCGGCCGACGAGGCCGTCGTGGTCCTCGGGAACGAGAGCGAGTCGAACTACGAACTCGAAGCGGTCGTGAGCGACGACGACGGCGACGGACAGGCCGTCCTCTACGTCGACACCGCGTTAGCCGGGCGCAGCGAGGAGACCCTGAGCACCTCCGGCGGCGACAGCGTGCGTGTCGAGTCCGAGACGTCGCTGGAATCGATGCTGGGCCCCGCCGAGTACGACGTCTCGCTGTACGCGGGCGGCGAACGGGCCGGGGAAGCCGACGACGTGGGCAGTCTCGTGATCCAGGCGGCGACGACCCGAGCGGCGGCGACGTCGACGCCTTCGACGCACGCCGAGCGCGAGTCGGGGACCAACGGCATCGGTCTCGGCCCACTCGCACTCAGCGGCGTCGTCAGCGGTGCGTTCCTCGTCGGCGGCGCTGCGCTGGCGGCGGTGCTGCTCAAGGACTGA
- a CDS encoding DUF1684 domain-containing protein, whose translation MSTHDSGDWQEAIERNRERKERYFRENQRSPIPPELRDEAFPGLDFYDVDPDYRFELELDRYDDPETVVVETTADGEQTYRRVGQFRFAVDGTEVTLDAFEPTDGSDRLWVPFRDATSGDETYGAGRYVDLEPAEDRRDDGTWILDLNRAYNPTCAYNPAYECPLVPASNWLDVPIEAGERDFPVDVHDHE comes from the coding sequence ATGAGCACACACGACAGCGGCGACTGGCAGGAGGCGATCGAACGCAATCGCGAGCGGAAGGAACGCTACTTCCGCGAGAACCAGCGGTCTCCGATCCCGCCCGAACTGCGCGACGAGGCGTTCCCGGGCCTCGATTTCTACGACGTCGACCCGGACTACCGGTTCGAGTTGGAACTCGACCGGTACGACGACCCGGAGACGGTCGTCGTCGAGACGACGGCGGACGGCGAACAGACGTACCGGCGCGTGGGACAGTTCCGATTCGCGGTCGACGGGACCGAGGTCACGCTCGACGCGTTCGAACCGACCGACGGGAGCGATCGGCTGTGGGTCCCGTTCCGCGACGCGACGAGCGGCGACGAGACGTACGGGGCGGGTCGGTACGTCGACCTCGAACCCGCGGAGGACCGCCGCGACGACGGGACTTGGATTCTCGACCTCAACCGCGCGTACAACCCGACCTGCGCGTACAATCCGGCGTACGAGTGCCCGCTCGTCCCGGCGTCGAATTGGCTGGACGTGCCCATCGAGGCGGGCGAACGCGACTTCCCGGTCGACGTTCACGACCACGAGTAA
- a CDS encoding ArsR/SmtB family transcription factor, whose protein sequence is MSSPIARLGDRTQSPDASPTVVDVAGDDAGELVDALSSETARNLFSALHDEPAPPSELARELDTSVQNVHYHLSKLETAGVVESVGTRLSEKGNEMTVYGPAAEPIVLVGSASSGQRDTLRRSLSDWATAVTVLTLTSFAVQLTAERLFAGSTASLFEPASLGVPDGSSLLRGVLLFAEPGLLFFLGGLAVFVAVGLAGLTDN, encoded by the coding sequence ATGTCCTCTCCGATCGCTCGACTGGGCGACAGAACGCAGTCACCAGATGCGAGCCCGACGGTCGTCGACGTCGCTGGGGACGACGCCGGCGAACTGGTCGACGCGCTGAGTTCCGAGACCGCTCGGAACTTGTTCAGCGCGCTCCACGACGAACCGGCACCTCCGTCAGAGTTGGCTCGCGAACTCGATACCTCCGTCCAGAACGTCCACTATCACCTCTCGAAGCTCGAAACGGCGGGCGTCGTCGAATCGGTCGGGACCCGCCTCTCCGAGAAGGGCAACGAGATGACCGTGTACGGTCCGGCGGCCGAACCGATCGTTCTGGTCGGCTCCGCCTCGTCGGGTCAGCGCGACACGCTCCGACGCTCGCTTTCTGACTGGGCCACGGCCGTGACCGTTCTGACACTGACGAGTTTCGCCGTCCAACTCACCGCCGAACGCCTCTTCGCCGGCTCGACGGCGTCACTATTCGAACCGGCGAGTCTCGGCGTTCCGGATGGTAGCTCGCTTCTCCGCGGCGTGCTACTCTTCGCGGAACCAGGGCTGCTCTTCTTCTTGGGTGGACTCGCTGTCTTTGTTGCGGTCGGTCTGGCCGGACTGACCGACAATTGA
- the yqeC gene encoding selenium cofactor biosynthesis protein YqeC yields MNLVSALNAETGTTCVVGAGGKKTTLAALAARLDRAVVTATVRIPIFDDWVERVVVTDDPVGVARERLAADGSQSGGPAAGMWPLGLVPERERDDRYRGYDTSVVDALGELDVPVLVKADGARMRRFKAPADEEPQVPRTADTVVSIASVQVVGEPLSESIVHRVDEVCKLTGLEPGETIRAADVAAVLASDRGGLKDVPADAMPIPLLNMVDDPDLEATAREVAREIHDRADVPRVVLAEMRADDPVVDVV; encoded by the coding sequence ATGAACCTCGTTAGCGCACTGAACGCCGAGACCGGGACGACCTGCGTCGTCGGCGCCGGCGGGAAGAAGACGACACTCGCGGCGCTCGCGGCGCGACTGGACCGGGCGGTCGTGACCGCGACGGTCCGAATTCCGATCTTCGACGACTGGGTCGAACGGGTCGTCGTCACCGACGACCCCGTCGGCGTCGCCCGCGAGCGGTTGGCGGCCGATGGAAGCCAATCGGGCGGCCCGGCGGCCGGGATGTGGCCGCTCGGCCTCGTCCCCGAACGGGAGCGCGACGACCGGTATCGCGGCTACGACACGTCGGTCGTCGACGCGCTCGGCGAACTCGACGTGCCGGTCCTCGTGAAGGCCGACGGCGCGCGGATGCGGCGGTTCAAAGCGCCGGCCGACGAGGAGCCGCAGGTCCCGAGAACAGCGGACACGGTGGTGTCGATCGCGAGCGTTCAAGTCGTGGGCGAACCGCTCTCGGAGTCGATCGTACATCGGGTCGACGAAGTGTGCAAACTCACCGGGCTGGAACCCGGTGAGACGATCCGGGCGGCGGACGTCGCCGCGGTGCTCGCGAGCGACCGCGGCGGTCTCAAGGACGTCCCCGCGGACGCGATGCCGATCCCGCTGCTCAATATGGTCGACGACCCGGACCTGGAAGCGACGGCCCGGGAGGTCGCACGGGAGATCCACGACCGAGCGGACGTCCCGCGGGTCGTGCTCGCCGAGATGCGCGCGGACGACCCGGTCGTCGACGTCGTGTGA
- a CDS encoding AEC family transporter — MEVLGRLLGLLALLSVGTGLRFSGVLDAGRTQRLNALAYYVALPALVFVSTYDRAVGELLTADLFVGVLAVVFTTAGIAWLVHRRQDRRGRQSVAIIQSYHSNLGYLGLPLVAATFDARVTAIASVVLGVASLTQVPLTIVVLSAINEADASVARELGRLARNPVLVILVVGLTVGSLGLSVPGPVTAGLDVLGALALPIALLCVGASLQIDRPNVDIGASGAVVATKIAVMPVLAWAAFSLLGVDAATFTAAIVMLGTPTAVSTYVFANELGGDEEFASLNVFLTTLVSVGTLFVLIRAVG, encoded by the coding sequence ATGGAGGTCCTCGGCCGGCTGCTCGGACTGCTCGCGCTGCTCTCGGTCGGGACCGGACTGCGGTTCTCTGGCGTGCTCGACGCGGGAAGGACCCAGCGGCTCAACGCGCTCGCGTACTACGTCGCCCTCCCGGCGCTCGTCTTCGTCTCGACGTACGACCGGGCGGTCGGCGAACTACTGACGGCGGACCTGTTCGTGGGGGTGCTGGCGGTGGTCTTTACCACCGCGGGCATCGCGTGGCTCGTCCATCGCCGACAGGACCGTCGCGGCCGGCAGAGCGTCGCCATCATCCAGTCGTACCACTCCAACCTGGGATACCTCGGACTGCCGCTCGTCGCAGCCACGTTCGACGCCCGCGTAACTGCGATCGCGAGCGTCGTCCTCGGCGTGGCGTCGCTGACGCAGGTGCCGCTCACGATCGTCGTCCTCAGCGCGATCAACGAGGCGGACGCCTCGGTCGCGAGGGAGTTGGGCAGACTCGCCCGCAACCCCGTTCTCGTGATCCTCGTCGTCGGACTGACGGTCGGATCGCTCGGACTGTCGGTTCCCGGGCCGGTGACTGCGGGGCTCGACGTCCTCGGGGCGCTGGCGCTACCGATCGCGCTGCTTTGCGTCGGCGCGTCGCTCCAGATCGATCGACCGAACGTCGACATCGGCGCGAGTGGGGCCGTCGTCGCGACGAAAATCGCGGTTATGCCGGTGCTGGCCTGGGCCGCCTTCTCGCTGCTCGGCGTGGACGCCGCGACATTCACGGCCGCGATCGTGATGCTCGGAACGCCGACGGCGGTGTCGACGTACGTGTTCGCGAACGAACTCGGCGGGGACGAGGAGTTCGCGTCGCTGAACGTGTTTCTCACCACGCTCGTGTCGGTCGGAACGCTGTTCGTGCTCATCCGTGCGGTCGGGTGA
- a CDS encoding S8 family serine peptidase codes for MSGDRTDGLGFRISRRRAVAIGGAATASVVAGGGVSAPAELGGRNRTPRIDDEPDSIGRVHEVGITGEGGRVAVLDPTGFDPTHGDLMGSIEAVRQFGSERAIVDGVSHGTAAAASVTRLAPDSRLWLASFQETSEFVEGIEWARRQAVDVILAPVAAHGTAATPRSDVYRAARRAVDAGCTFVAPTGNAALGHWQGPYGALAAEGSDRRRRLRIAGRSGADTDTVAGRFVAWLVAAPEIEVDLTLALLRSVDDGQRWNLVSLSRSTTSRVGQRLVADLSDGEFALVVRPAGRDGSPAGGGSDSHVDQTGRVTVTTPTHTLASPRPNGSIAVPASVPGVVGVGVTDDEGSRTDGDATTASEVPPHSGRGPTSNGADGVDLVAPPVPWIGAGAPGTSAAAARTAGAAVLVLDAAPDLGPSDVAGILRASAGGLGRDFAAGAGRLDVVAAVQRARAR; via the coding sequence GTGAGCGGGGATCGAACGGACGGACTCGGCTTCCGGATCAGCCGTCGACGAGCGGTCGCAATCGGCGGCGCGGCGACCGCGAGCGTCGTCGCCGGCGGGGGCGTCTCAGCTCCCGCCGAACTCGGTGGTCGGAACCGAACCCCTCGGATCGATGACGAGCCCGATTCGATCGGACGTGTTCACGAAGTGGGGATCACGGGCGAAGGGGGTCGCGTCGCCGTCCTCGACCCGACCGGGTTCGATCCGACCCACGGCGATCTGATGGGCTCCATCGAAGCGGTCCGCCAGTTCGGCTCCGAACGCGCCATCGTCGACGGCGTCAGCCACGGGACCGCCGCTGCGGCGTCGGTGACACGACTCGCGCCCGACTCTCGACTGTGGCTCGCGTCGTTCCAAGAGACCTCGGAGTTCGTCGAAGGCATCGAGTGGGCCCGCCGGCAGGCGGTGGACGTGATACTGGCTCCGGTCGCCGCCCACGGAACGGCGGCGACGCCTCGATCCGACGTGTACCGCGCCGCTCGCCGCGCAGTCGACGCCGGGTGCACGTTCGTCGCCCCGACTGGCAACGCGGCGCTCGGTCACTGGCAGGGGCCGTATGGCGCTCTCGCAGCCGAGGGCTCGGACAGACGTCGACGATTGCGAATAGCCGGTCGATCCGGAGCGGACACGGACACCGTCGCCGGGCGGTTCGTCGCGTGGCTCGTCGCCGCCCCGGAAATCGAAGTCGATCTCACGCTCGCGCTTCTCCGATCAGTCGACGACGGCCAACGCTGGAACCTCGTGTCGCTCTCGCGGTCCACGACTTCGCGAGTCGGACAGCGCTTGGTCGCGGACCTTTCCGACGGAGAGTTCGCCCTCGTCGTCCGTCCCGCGGGCCGCGATGGATCGCCAGCCGGCGGCGGCTCCGATTCCCACGTCGACCAGACCGGGCGTGTCACGGTGACGACGCCGACGCATACGCTCGCGTCCCCACGTCCGAACGGGAGCATCGCCGTCCCCGCGAGCGTTCCGGGAGTCGTTGGCGTCGGGGTCACCGACGACGAGGGATCCCGCACTGACGGCGACGCGACGACCGCGAGCGAGGTCCCGCCGCACAGCGGGCGCGGACCGACGTCGAACGGAGCGGACGGCGTCGACCTCGTCGCGCCACCGGTCCCGTGGATCGGTGCCGGCGCTCCCGGGACGTCGGCCGCCGCGGCGCGCACGGCCGGAGCCGCCGTTCTCGTTCTCGACGCCGCCCCGGACCTCGGCCCCTCCGACGTGGCAGGGATCCTTCGGGCTTCGGCTGGTGGCCTCGGCCGTGACTTCGCGGCCGGAGCGGGACGGCTCGACGTCGTCGCTGCTGTTCAGCGTGCCCGCGCACGGTAA
- a CDS encoding CBS domain-containing protein, with translation MSTAQTLVRDVMSKPLVTISPDATLVEAATRMRKESVNALLVPTTELAIVTSTDVLDAVAAERDPAAATVADVMTESVETVPPDLRLTEAAAMMENFGISHLPVVDDDLVGMVSSTDITAQHT, from the coding sequence ATGTCTACCGCACAGACCCTTGTGAGAGACGTGATGTCGAAACCGCTCGTGACGATCAGCCCGGACGCGACGCTCGTCGAAGCGGCGACGCGGATGAGGAAGGAGAGTGTCAACGCCCTCCTCGTCCCGACGACCGAACTCGCGATCGTCACCAGTACGGACGTGCTCGATGCGGTCGCCGCCGAGCGCGACCCGGCGGCGGCCACCGTCGCCGACGTGATGACGGAGTCCGTCGAGACGGTCCCGCCGGACCTGCGACTCACCGAGGCGGCAGCGATGATGGAGAACTTCGGCATCAGCCACCTCCCGGTCGTCGACGACGACCTCGTCGGGATGGTCTCTTCGACCGACATCACGGCACAACACACCTGA